Proteins encoded by one window of Anopheles maculipalpis chromosome 2RL, idAnoMacuDA_375_x, whole genome shotgun sequence:
- the LOC126567909 gene encoding transient receptor potential cation channel subfamily V member 5 encodes MGNTESNVTSGVKKQAGVSTQALYKFVNLKGGGLLVDMMKRAIQNKQYAEIDHAIKTKVEPFLYNKGKGKYIPVSVLVLLRNRERPRHKQLPDIRAMENPEEDFDIDAVCPEVSEAEYYLNPSGYREVCWNIKERGAVGETILHLCLLNATSLHADLAKRLLRFYPKLINDVYMCDEYYGESVLHLAIVNEDPAMVKYLLDHNSDVNERCCGTFMCPEDQKASRYDILETEVVQMVQITNYDGYVYWGEYPLTFAACLGQEECYRLVLARGADPDNKDFNGNTVLHMLVIYEKISTFDMGYEVGSSLSIRNNQNLTPLTLAAKLGRVEMFFHIMNIEREIYWQLGSITCAAYPLVLIDTIDVETGNISKDSALNLVVFGDKDEHLDLLDGVLIDLLKTKWNTFVKDKFYRQFFMFFCYFCVSLVSFTLRNGPPPAEDDEQEGSTGGNKTSTTKEDLRRHLWTNESTGQEDTMVTLSSNGSIGLEMFVGKLTELQQINGSTVESPDFDPSEMDDGLFFNSKCHTMDYDGMEGKVRLISEMIILVGSFLYLLAALRELKFLGRKMFFENLMTAPSRVMFLFSCCIMMIVPFLKVLCFTEMEDHVAVAIMLTTAPYFLFFCRGFKTVGPFVVMIYRMVMGDLLRFVVIYLVFVMGFSQAYYIVFLSYKPEEDGDANPMPSPIESIVAMFLMSLTNFGDYYGALENTDHEMCAKILFVLFMVIVAVLLVNMLIAMMGNTYQKIAETKNEWQRQWARIVLVVERGVPPKERLKNLMSYSQPMSDGRRALVLRLNMTDEDKEEMKEILEMKRVHDRLSKKRQVERDARAEQRRLLREKYVNMSS; translated from the exons ATGGGAAATACTGAGAGTAATGTGACCAGTGGCGTTAAGAAGCAGGCCGGAGTGTCCACCCAGGCACTGTACAAGTTCGTTAACCTAAAGGGCGGTGGACTGCTCGTGGACATGATGAAGCGTGCGATACAGAACAAACAGTATGCCGAGATCGATCATGCGATCAAGACGAAGGTCGAACCGTTTCTCTACAACAAAGGCAAGGGAAAGTACATCCCAGTgtcggtgctggtgctgttaCGAAATCGGGAACGACCGCGCCATAAACAGCTGCCAGATATACGCGCGATGGAGAATCCGGAGGAAGATTTTGATATTGATGCGGTTTGTCCGGAAGTGAGCGAAGCAGAGTACTATCTAAATCCTTCCGGGTATCGGGAAGTTTGCTGGAACATTAAG GAACGCGGAGCTGTAGGAGAGACTATTCTACACCTATGTCTACTCAATGCAACCTCGCTGCATGCGGATTTAGCGAAACGGCTGCTCCGCTTCTATCCCAAACTCATCAACGACGTGTACATGTGCGATGAGTACTACGGAGAAAGTGTGTTACATCTAGCGATCGTAAACGAAGATCCTGCCATGGTGAAGTACCTGCTCGATCACAACTCCGACGTAAACGAGCGTTGCTGCGGTACGTTCATGTGTCCGGAGGATCAGAAAGCATCCCGGTACGACATACTGGAGACAGAAGTCGTCCAAATGGTACAGATAACAAACTACGATGGGTACGTGTATTGGGGCGAGTATCCACTAACCTTCGCTGCCTGCCTTGGCCAGGAGGAGTGCTATCGACTAGTTTTGGCCCGTGGAGCCGATCCAGATAACAAGGATTTCAATGGTAACACCGTGCTGCATATGCTTGTGATATACGAGAAGATCTCAACGTTCGATATGGGATATGAAGTTGGTTCCTCGTTGAGTATCCGCAACAACCAAAATCTAACACCCCTGACGCTCGCAGCAAAGCTCGGACGGGTGGAGATGTTTTTCCACATCATGAACATCGAACGGGAAATCTATTGGCAGCTGGGAAGCATCACCTGTGCCGCTTATCCGCTCGTACTCATCGACACGATCGACGTAGAGACCGGGAACATCAGTAAAGATTCCGCGCTCAATTTGGTAGTGTTTGGTGATAAGGACGAGCATCTTGATCTACTGGACGGTGTACTGATCGATCTGCTCAAGACAAAGTGGAACACCTTCGTGAAGGATAAGTTCTACCGACAGTTCTTTATGTTTTTCTGCTACTTCTGTGTATCGTTGGTAAGCTTCACACTACGCAATGGACCTCCACCGGCAGAGGATGACGAGCAGGAAGGGTCTACGGGAGGTAATAAAACATCCACCACCAAGGAGGACCTTCGACGACATCTGTGGACGAACGAATCTACTGGACAGGAGGACACAATGGTGACGCTAAGTAGCAATGGAAGCATTGGGCTTGAAATGTTTGTTGGGAAGCTGACGGAGCTACAGCAAATCAATGGCAGTACAGTGGAATCGCCAGACTTTGATCCTTCCGAAATGGACGATGGTCTATTCTTCAACTCCAAATGCCACACGATGGACTACGATGGCATGGAAGGGAAGGTGCGTCTCATATCGGAGATGATTATATTGGTGGGATCGTTCCTCTATCTACTAGCTGCCCTGCGAGAGTTGAAGTTTCTTGgtcgaaaaatgtttttcgagAATCTT ATGACAGCACCCTCCCGGgttatgtttctgttttcctgCTGCATAATGATGATCGTACCGTTTTTGAAGGTACTTTGCTTCACGGAAATGGAGGACCACGTAGCAGTAGCTATTATGCTTACAACGGCGCCATATTTTCTGTTCTTCTGTCG AGGTTTTAAAACGGTCGGACCTTTCGTAGTGATGATATATCGCATGGTGATGGGTGATCTGTTGCGTTTCGTTGTGATCTATCTGGTGTTTGTGATGGGCTTCTCGCAGGCCTATTACATCGTCTTTCTGTCCTACAAACCGGAGGAAGATGGTGACGCAAATCCGATGCCTTCCCCAATCGAGTCAATCGTAGCTATGTTTCTCATGTCACTAACAAACTTTGGAGATTATTATGGTGCGCTGGAGAACACAGATCATGAAATGTGTGCTAAG ATCTTGTTCGTATTGTTCATGGTGATTGTAGCCGTACTGTTGGTGAACATGTTGATCGCTATGATGGGTAACACCTACCAGAAGATTGCGGAAACGAAGAACGAATGGCAGCGACAGTGGGCCCGCATCGTGCTCGTGGTGGAGCGTGGTGTCCCACCGAAGGAACGGCTCAAGAACCTAATGTCCTACAGTCAACCGATGTCAGACGGAAGGCGGGCTCTCGTTCTACGACTCAACATGACG GACGAAgataaggaggaaatgaaggaaattCTCGAAATGAAACGAGTCCACGATCGTCTCTCGAAGAAGCGTCAAGTTGAGCGTGATGCACGTGCGGAACAGCGTCGTCTGCTGCGGGAGAAATACGTCAACATGTCCTCGTAA
- the LOC126568231 gene encoding drebrin-like protein B, whose translation MSVDLQKHRDAIVGAWKSVCDRKTATNWALFGYEGQTNVLKLQETGEDGISELAAELNSGKIQYAFLRVDNSETGIAKFVFINWQGEGAPIARKGTCAKHVRDVTGLLHGAHITVHATNEDDVEEARILEKLQKVVVNDFKVKDYSQAIDSPKPVGTNYSRVNPTKEINPAERDEFWRKEEEEEKHRLQAEYERKLNETVLLEQERRRREEREFEKRESATGGTAGGALSPSPVSPDRSYARQASDQSKTEREREIKQVVEASGKVSSAKARFLNSTAQLSPTHIQAEVAQELTEPPFSPTASFEERSIINELKAELESERQNGTDTPPAIVGTVEEPIVSPEVPAEGAVTQYFDPNATIDLSDEDNMIRARALYDYQAADDSEISFDPDDIITHIDQIDEGWWQGLAPDGTYGLFPANYVELI comes from the exons ATGTCGGTTGATCTGCAGAAGCACCGGGACGCTATCGTCGGTGCGTGGAAATCGGTTTGCGACCGAAAAACGGCCACCAACTGGGCACTGTTCGGGTACGAGGGACAGACGAACGTGCTGAAGCTGCAGGAAACGGGCGAGGATGGAATTTCGGAACTGGCTGCCGAGCTTAACTCGGGCAAAATTCAGTACGCTTTCCTGCGGGTGGACAACAGTGAAACGGGCATTGCAAAGTTTGTCTTCATAAACTGGCAG ggcgAAGGCGCACCGATCGCTAGGAAGGGAACATGTGCGAAACATGTGCGCGATGTCACGGGCCTGCTACACGGTGCTCATATTACGGTGCACGCGACCAACGAGGACGACGTCGAGGAGGCACGCATACTGGAGAAACTGCAGAAGGTGGTGGTGAACGATTTCAAAGTGAAGGATTACTCACAAGCGATTG ATTCACCAAAACCAGTCGGTACGAACTACAGTCGAGTCAATCCGACGAAGGAAATCAATCCGGCTGAGCGGGATGAGTTTTGGCGtaaggaagaggaggaggagaagcaTCGGTTGCAGGCGGAGTATGAGCGTAAGCTCAATGAAACAGTATTGTTGGAACAG GAACGACGTCGACGAGAAGAGCGCGAATTCGAGAAGCGCGAGAGCGCAACGGGTGGTACAGCGGGTGGTGCCCTGTCGCCTTCTCCCGTTTCGCCCGACCGTAGCTACGCCCGGCAAGCGTCCGATCAGAGCAAAACGGAACGCGAACGAGAAATCAAGCAGGTGGTTGAAGCGAGCGGAAAGGTTAGCAGTGCCAAAGCACGTTTCCTGAACAGTACAGCTCAGCTCAGTCCGACGCACATCCAGGCGGAGGTGGCCCAGGAGCTAACGGAACCACCGTTCTCACCGACGGCATCCTTCGAAGAACGCAGTATTATCAACGAGCTCAAGGCGGAGCTAGAAAGTGAGCGTCAAAATGGCACCGACACGCCACCGGCCATAGTGGGCACGGTGGAAGAACCGATCGTATCACCGGAAGTGCCAGCGGAAGGGGCCGTTACGCAGTATTTCGATCCGAACGCAACGATCGATCTGTCCGACGAGGATAACATGATTCGGGCGCGAGCATTGTACGATTATCAGGCAGCTGACGACTCCGAGATTAGCTTCGATCCGGACGACATTATTACGCACATCGATCAGATCGATGAGGGTTGGTGGCAGGGGCTGGCACCGGACGGTACCTATGGGCTCTTTCCGGCCAACTATGTGGAGCTCATTTAA